A single region of the Thermoanaerobacterium aotearoense genome encodes:
- a CDS encoding Maf family protein, with protein sequence MEIVLASGSPRRSEILSNIGVNFSVMPSDVEEVTDEKEPEKIVMDLSRKKASFVAEKLSGDFLIIGADTVVFADGIVLGKPKNKSDAFNMLRMLTGRWHQVYTGITVVSLKQNKIVTEYEKTDVYIKSLSDEMIFNYIEKGEYIDKAGSYAIQGYGSLIVEKINGDYYNVVGLPISKLHDILSREFNVHLL encoded by the coding sequence ATGGAAATTGTACTTGCATCTGGTTCTCCCAGGAGAAGCGAAATACTATCAAATATTGGTGTGAATTTTTCTGTAATGCCAAGTGATGTAGAAGAAGTGACAGATGAAAAAGAGCCAGAGAAGATTGTCATGGATTTATCAAGAAAAAAAGCATCATTCGTCGCAGAAAAATTAAGTGGTGATTTTCTAATTATAGGAGCCGATACAGTAGTTTTTGCAGATGGAATTGTCCTTGGTAAACCTAAAAATAAAAGTGACGCCTTTAATATGCTAAGGATGCTGACAGGGCGATGGCATCAAGTTTATACTGGCATTACGGTCGTATCATTGAAACAGAATAAAATAGTTACAGAATATGAAAAAACAGATGTTTACATCAAAAGTTTAAGCGATGAAATGATCTTTAATTATATAGAAAAAGGCGAGTACATTGATAAAGCAGGTTCATATGCCATACAAGGCTATGGTTCGCTTATTGTGGAGAAGATAAATGGCGATTATTACAATGTAGTAGGGCTTCCTATATCAAAATTGCATGATATTTTGTCGAGAGAATTTAACGTGCATTTGCTTTAG
- a CDS encoding (2Fe-2S) ferredoxin domain-containing protein has protein sequence MKSIEELEKIRKETLEKVNLRKDRNGIRITVGMATCGIAAGARPVMMAILDELGKRNITDVVVAETGCIGMCKYEPMVDVYVPGQEKVTYIKVDENKARQIVAEHVVNGHPIKEWTISSVE, from the coding sequence ATGAAATCTATAGAGGAATTAGAAAAAATAAGAAAAGAGACATTGGAAAAGGTAAATCTTCGTAAAGATAGAAACGGCATAAGAATTACGGTCGGCATGGCTACGTGTGGTATAGCTGCTGGCGCAAGGCCAGTTATGATGGCTATATTAGATGAGCTTGGCAAGAGAAATATTACGGATGTAGTTGTTGCTGAGACTGGTTGTATCGGCATGTGCAAATATGAGCCTATGGTAGATGTTTATGTTCCTGGACAAGAAAAAGTTACGTATATAAAAGTTGATGAAAACAAGGCAAGGCAGATAGTTGCGGAACATGTAGTTAACGGACATCCGATTAAAGAATGGACTATTAGTAGTGTTGAATAA
- a CDS encoding DRTGG domain-containing protein, whose amino-acid sequence MKVKDILSHEFTLVAGEGGIEKEVSNVYVCDLLSFVMSHVKSGSAWVTIQTHVNVIAVAVMTDISCIIICEGEKLDENAKEKADEENIPVIAFNGSSFEAAVKLSEMIK is encoded by the coding sequence TTGAAAGTAAAGGATATATTAAGCCATGAATTTACTTTGGTAGCAGGTGAGGGAGGCATAGAAAAGGAAGTAAGCAATGTCTATGTGTGTGATTTGCTAAGCTTTGTAATGTCTCACGTGAAAAGCGGAAGCGCATGGGTGACGATTCAGACGCATGTGAATGTGATTGCGGTTGCCGTTATGACAGATATAAGCTGCATCATCATCTGTGAAGGAGAAAAACTTGATGAAAATGCTAAAGAAAAGGCTGATGAGGAAAACATACCTGTTATAGCGTTTAATGGCAGTTCATTTGAAGCAGCAGTTAAATTAAGTGAGATGATTAAATGA
- a CDS encoding ATP-binding protein: MKPYTMDFDVKARDFSSAGESSSKFRKTLLMLSIPSDIVRRASIAAYEAEMNIVIHSYGGKMHFEIYKDKIVIVAEDTGPGIKDLELAMKEGYSTAPKEVIEMGFGAGMGLPNMKRNADTMEIVNHDESGTKIVMTINF, translated from the coding sequence GTGAAGCCGTATACAATGGATTTTGATGTTAAAGCAAGAGATTTTTCATCTGCAGGAGAGTCGTCAAGTAAGTTCCGGAAGACTTTGCTTATGCTTTCGATACCATCTGACATAGTTAGAAGGGCATCGATTGCAGCTTATGAAGCTGAGATGAATATAGTCATTCATTCTTATGGAGGCAAGATGCATTTTGAAATATATAAAGACAAAATTGTGATAGTCGCTGAGGATACAGGCCCTGGCATAAAAGATCTGGAACTGGCTATGAAAGAAGGATATTCCACAGCGCCAAAAGAAGTGATTGAAATGGGGTTTGGCGCAGGGATGGGGCTGCCAAACATGAAGCGAAATGCCGATACTATGGAAATAGTTAATCACGATGAAAGCGGGACGAAAATCGTCATGACGATTAATTTTTAA
- a CDS encoding NADH-dependent [FeFe] hydrogenase, group A6: MDKVRITIDGIPAEVPANYTVLQAAKYAKIEIPTLCYLEEINEIGACRLCVVEIKGVRNLQASCVYPVSDGMEIYTNTPRVREARRSNLELILSAHDRSCLTCVRSGNCELQDLSRKSGIDEIRFMGENIKYQKDESSPSIVRDPNKCVLCRRCVATCNNVQNVFAIGMVNRGFKTIVAPSFGRGLNESPCISCGQCIEACPVGAIYEKDHTKIVYDALLDEKKYVVVQTAPAVRVALGEEFGMPYGSIVTGKMVSALKRLGFDKVFDTDFAADLTIIEEGNELLKRLNEGGKLPMITSCSPGWINYCERYYPEFIDNLSTCKSPHMMMGAIIKSYFAEKEGIDPKDIFVVSIMPCTAKKYEIDRPQMIVDGMKDVDAVLTTRELARMIKQSGIDFVNLPDSEYDNPLGESSGAGVIFGATGGVMEAALRTVADIVEGKDIENFEYEEVRGLEGIKEAKIDIGGKEIKIAVANGTGNAKKLLDKIKNGEAEYHFIEVMGCPGGCIMGGGQPIHNPNEKDLVRKSRLKAIYEADKDLPIRKSHKNPMITKLYEEFLISPLGEKSHHLLHTTYSKKDLYPMND, translated from the coding sequence ATGGATAAAGTTCGAATAACTATTGATGGAATTCCTGCAGAAGTACCTGCTAACTATACAGTATTGCAAGCTGCAAAATATGCAAAAATTGAGATTCCGACATTATGCTACCTTGAAGAGATAAACGAAATAGGTGCTTGCAGGCTATGCGTTGTTGAGATAAAAGGCGTTAGAAATTTACAGGCATCTTGTGTTTATCCTGTAAGCGACGGAATGGAAATATACACGAATACTCCTCGTGTAAGAGAGGCAAGGAGATCTAATTTAGAGCTTATACTGTCTGCACACGACAGAAGCTGCCTTACATGCGTAAGAAGCGGAAACTGTGAGTTGCAAGATTTAAGTAGAAAGTCTGGCATAGATGAAATAAGGTTTATGGGCGAAAATATAAAATATCAAAAAGATGAGTCGTCTCCTTCCATCGTAAGAGACCCAAATAAATGCGTATTGTGTAGAAGGTGTGTTGCTACCTGCAACAATGTGCAGAATGTTTTCGCCATAGGCATGGTTAACAGAGGATTTAAGACTATTGTTGCACCTTCATTTGGCAGAGGTCTAAACGAATCACCATGTATTAGCTGCGGACAGTGTATAGAAGCATGTCCTGTCGGAGCGATTTATGAAAAAGACCATACAAAGATTGTTTACGATGCGCTTTTGGATGAGAAGAAATACGTTGTAGTTCAGACAGCACCTGCTGTGAGAGTTGCACTTGGTGAAGAGTTTGGAATGCCTTATGGTTCGATAGTGACAGGGAAAATGGTATCAGCTTTAAAAAGGCTTGGGTTTGACAAAGTGTTTGACACAGACTTTGCTGCAGATTTAACCATAATAGAAGAAGGAAATGAACTTTTAAAGAGGCTTAACGAAGGCGGTAAGCTTCCTATGATAACATCCTGCAGCCCTGGATGGATAAACTATTGTGAAAGGTATTATCCAGAATTTATAGACAATCTTTCTACTTGCAAATCGCCTCACATGATGATGGGCGCAATAATAAAGAGCTATTTTGCGGAAAAAGAAGGAATAGATCCAAAGGATATCTTCGTTGTATCAATTATGCCGTGTACTGCCAAGAAGTATGAGATAGACAGGCCTCAAATGATAGTAGATGGCATGAAAGATGTAGATGCTGTTTTGACGACGAGGGAGCTTGCTCGTATGATAAAACAGTCAGGCATAGATTTTGTCAACTTGCCTGACAGCGAATACGACAATCCGCTGGGCGAATCATCCGGTGCTGGTGTCATATTCGGTGCTACAGGCGGTGTCATGGAAGCGGCTTTAAGAACTGTTGCAGATATAGTTGAAGGAAAAGATATTGAGAATTTTGAGTACGAAGAAGTAAGAGGATTGGAAGGAATAAAAGAAGCGAAGATTGACATAGGCGGAAAAGAAATAAAAATAGCTGTAGCAAATGGCACAGGGAATGCTAAGAAACTCTTAGACAAGATAAAGAATGGCGAGGCAGAGTACCATTTCATAGAAGTCATGGGGTGCCCTGGCGGTTGCATAATGGGCGGCGGACAGCCAATACACAATCCAAATGAAAAAGATTTGGTGAGGAAAAGTAGGTTAAAAGCCATATATGAAGCAGATAAAGACTTGCCTATCAGAAAGTCTCACAAAAATCCAATGATAACAAAGCTGTACGAAGAATTCTTAATAAGCCCATTAGGAGAAAAATCTCATCACTTGCTTCATACAACCTATAGCAAAAAAGATCTTTATCCTATGAATGATTAA
- a CDS encoding ATP-binding protein produces MKELSLYILDIAQNSIKAGAKNISIKLEIDHKKDFMRLSIEDDGCGMDDELLKKAFDPFTTTRKERKVGLGLPFFKELALQCGGDAKIRSQKGVGTYVEGTFNLSSVDLIPIGDIPSTIVSLIVSDSDVDVLFEIISDGRKFSFNTLDVKKLLNGVKITEPSVLRWLIEYLEENINCVMEV; encoded by the coding sequence ATGAAAGAGTTATCGCTTTACATTTTAGATATTGCTCAAAATAGTATAAAAGCTGGTGCAAAAAATATATCGATCAAATTAGAAATTGATCATAAAAAGGATTTTATGCGTTTAAGCATTGAAGATGACGGTTGTGGAATGGACGATGAACTTTTAAAAAAAGCGTTTGATCCTTTTACGACAACAAGGAAAGAGCGGAAAGTTGGATTGGGTTTGCCTTTTTTTAAAGAATTAGCCCTTCAATGCGGCGGAGATGCAAAAATAAGGTCTCAAAAAGGTGTTGGCACTTATGTAGAAGGAACTTTTAATCTTTCAAGTGTTGATTTGATTCCAATTGGCGATATACCTTCTACTATAGTTTCGCTTATAGTCTCTGATAGTGATGTTGACGTGTTATTTGAAATTATATCGGATGGTAGAAAATTTTCCTTTAATACTTTGGATGTTAAAAAACTGCTAAATGGCGTAAAGATTACAGAGCCTTCTGTATTGCGGTGGCTAATTGAGTACCTTGAAGAAAACATAAATTGTGTCATGGAGGTGTAA
- the nuoF gene encoding NADH-quinone oxidoreductase subunit NuoF, producing MLYRSHVMVCGGTGCTSSNSDRIAKCFEEEIANKGLDKEVQVVRTGCFGLCELGPVVVVYPEGVFYSCVKEEYVPEIVEEHLLKGRVVKKYLYGESVTEEGIKPLEETAFFKKQQRVALRNCGLINPEDIKEAIAFDGYKALAKVLTEMTPEEVINEIKKSGLRGRGGGGFPTGIKWEFAYNQKETPKYVVCNADEGDPGAFMDRSVLEGDPHSVLEAMAIAGYAIGANHGYIYVRAEYPLAVKRLQIAIDQAREYGLLGKNIFNTGFDFDIEIRLGAGAFVCGEETALLNSVMGKRGEPRPRPPFPAVKGVWEKPTIINNVETYANIPAIILNGAEWFASIGTEKSKGTKVFALGGKINNTGLVEIPMGTTLREIIFEIGGGIPNGKKFKAAQTGGPSGGCIPAEHLDTPIDYDSLLNIGSMMGSGGLIVMDEDNCMVDIAKFFLEFTVDESCGKCSPCRIGTRRMLELLNKITSGKGEEGDIEKLETLANSIKASSLCGLGQTAPNPVLSTIRYFRDEYEAHIKEKRCPAGVCQALLKFRIDPDKCKGCGICAKNCPTNAISGKVKQPHVIDQDKCIKCGTCMDKCPFDAIYKK from the coding sequence ATGTTATATAGATCACATGTTATGGTGTGCGGTGGTACTGGATGTACATCGTCAAATTCAGATAGAATAGCAAAATGCTTTGAAGAAGAAATTGCAAATAAAGGTTTAGACAAAGAAGTTCAGGTTGTAAGAACTGGATGCTTTGGACTTTGTGAGTTGGGCCCAGTTGTTGTCGTGTATCCAGAAGGCGTGTTTTACAGCTGTGTCAAAGAAGAATATGTTCCGGAAATCGTGGAAGAACACCTTCTAAAAGGAAGAGTTGTTAAAAAGTATCTTTATGGAGAAAGCGTCACAGAAGAAGGAATCAAACCTTTAGAGGAAACAGCATTTTTCAAGAAACAGCAGAGAGTTGCTTTAAGAAACTGTGGTCTTATAAACCCAGAGGATATAAAAGAAGCAATTGCATTTGATGGCTATAAAGCATTGGCAAAGGTATTGACTGAGATGACGCCTGAGGAAGTCATAAATGAGATTAAAAAGTCAGGCTTAAGAGGTAGAGGTGGTGGTGGCTTCCCTACAGGTATAAAGTGGGAATTTGCTTACAACCAAAAAGAGACGCCTAAGTACGTCGTTTGTAATGCTGATGAAGGGGATCCTGGTGCCTTCATGGATAGAAGCGTATTGGAGGGAGATCCTCACAGCGTTTTGGAAGCTATGGCTATAGCAGGATATGCAATTGGTGCTAACCATGGTTATATTTATGTAAGGGCTGAATATCCTCTTGCAGTAAAGAGGCTTCAAATTGCGATAGATCAAGCAAGAGAATACGGACTTTTAGGCAAAAATATTTTCAATACGGGATTTGACTTTGATATAGAGATAAGGCTTGGAGCAGGTGCTTTTGTCTGCGGTGAAGAGACTGCACTTTTAAATTCTGTCATGGGAAAACGCGGTGAACCAAGGCCAAGGCCTCCATTCCCTGCTGTAAAAGGCGTGTGGGAAAAACCAACTATCATAAACAACGTTGAAACTTATGCAAATATTCCTGCGATAATATTGAATGGTGCAGAATGGTTCGCAAGTATAGGCACTGAAAAATCTAAAGGCACAAAGGTATTTGCTCTTGGCGGAAAAATCAACAATACTGGCTTGGTAGAAATACCTATGGGTACAACCCTGAGAGAGATCATATTTGAAATAGGTGGCGGAATACCAAATGGCAAGAAATTCAAAGCAGCTCAAACTGGTGGACCATCTGGTGGATGCATTCCTGCGGAGCATTTAGATACACCTATTGACTATGATTCGCTTCTTAATATTGGTTCCATGATGGGTTCAGGTGGACTTATCGTAATGGACGAAGACAACTGTATGGTTGATATTGCAAAATTCTTCTTGGAATTTACCGTTGATGAATCATGTGGCAAATGCTCACCATGTCGCATAGGTACGAGAAGAATGTTGGAACTGCTTAATAAGATAACATCAGGAAAGGGCGAAGAAGGAGATATCGAGAAACTTGAAACTCTTGCTAATTCCATAAAGGCGTCTTCTTTGTGTGGATTAGGTCAAACAGCTCCTAACCCTGTTCTTTCCACTATAAGGTATTTTAGAGATGAATATGAGGCGCACATAAAGGAGAAAAGGTGTCCTGCAGGTGTTTGCCAGGCACTTCTGAAATTTAGAATTGATCCAGATAAATGTAAGGGATGCGGCATATGTGCCAAGAATTGTCCTACAAACGCCATATCTGGAAAAGTAAAGCAGCCTCATGTGATAGATCAAGATAAATGTATAAAATGTGGAACATGTATGGATAAATGTCCGTTTGATGCTATATACAAGAAATAG
- a CDS encoding complex I 24 kDa subunit family protein, whose amino-acid sequence MQAIYEKFSEENINKLKKVIDQLKDTDGSLIAVMNEAQEIFGYLPIEVQQFISEEMNVPLTEIFGIATFYSRFTLKPSGKYKIGVCLGTACYVKGSAMVLDKLKEKLGISVGDVTGDGKFSLEATRCLGACGLAPVMMINGEVFGRLTPDDVEDILKKFD is encoded by the coding sequence ATGCAGGCAATCTACGAAAAATTCAGCGAAGAAAATATAAATAAGTTAAAAAAAGTGATAGACCAATTGAAAGATACAGACGGTTCTTTGATTGCTGTCATGAATGAAGCTCAAGAAATATTTGGCTATTTGCCTATAGAAGTTCAGCAATTTATTTCAGAAGAAATGAATGTACCATTGACAGAGATATTTGGAATCGCGACTTTTTACTCACGTTTCACATTAAAGCCATCCGGGAAGTATAAAATCGGCGTTTGCCTTGGCACTGCTTGTTACGTAAAAGGTTCTGCGATGGTATTAGACAAATTAAAAGAGAAGCTTGGCATAAGCGTAGGAGACGTGACAGGTGATGGCAAGTTTTCACTTGAAGCGACTCGCTGTTTAGGTGCTTGCGGTCTTGCACCTGTAATGATGATAAACGGAGAAGTTTTTGGCAGATTGACACCTGATGATGTTGAAGATATATTGAAGAAATTTGATTAA
- a CDS encoding rod shape-determining protein, with translation MKGFSRDIGIDLGTATTLVYVQGKGIVLREPSVVAIKNDTHTVLAVGEEAKKMVGRTPGNIVAIRPMRDGVIADFDITKMMLDHFIGKVNPRKGLFRPRVIVGIPSGVTEVEKRAVIEASLQAGAKEAHTVEEPMAAAIGAGLPVEEPTGSMVVDIGGGTTDVAIISLGGIVTSKSLRVGGDEMDEAIINYIKREYNLMIGERTAEEVKIQIGSAFPKAKEESMDIRGRDLVSGLPKTLKITSTEILEALKDPVSSILDAIKLTLEKTPPELAADIMDRGIMLTGGGALLSGIDRLIRQETGMPIQIADQPLDCVALGTGKILEESSLFKRVLTPTSKLN, from the coding sequence ATGAAAGGATTTTCAAGGGATATAGGTATTGATCTTGGAACTGCAACAACACTTGTCTATGTTCAAGGGAAGGGAATTGTGTTAAGAGAGCCTTCTGTGGTGGCGATAAAAAATGACACACATACAGTTTTAGCTGTAGGTGAAGAAGCCAAAAAAATGGTTGGAAGGACGCCTGGAAATATCGTCGCCATAAGGCCAATGAGAGATGGCGTAATCGCCGATTTTGACATAACAAAGATGATGCTGGATCATTTTATCGGCAAAGTAAATCCGAGAAAGGGATTATTTAGACCGAGAGTCATAGTTGGGATTCCGTCAGGCGTTACAGAGGTTGAAAAGAGGGCTGTAATAGAAGCATCGCTGCAGGCAGGTGCAAAAGAAGCTCATACCGTTGAAGAACCGATGGCAGCAGCTATTGGTGCCGGTTTACCTGTAGAGGAGCCTACAGGAAGCATGGTTGTGGATATAGGCGGTGGTACTACTGATGTAGCTATCATATCTTTAGGCGGAATTGTTACAAGCAAATCTTTGCGAGTTGGCGGAGATGAGATGGATGAGGCAATAATAAACTACATCAAAAGAGAGTACAACTTGATGATAGGTGAGAGAACGGCAGAGGAAGTAAAGATCCAAATAGGCTCAGCTTTTCCAAAAGCGAAGGAAGAATCAATGGACATAAGAGGAAGAGATTTGGTATCAGGGCTTCCAAAGACATTAAAAATTACATCGACAGAGATCTTAGAAGCATTAAAAGATCCGGTTTCCAGCATTTTAGATGCCATCAAATTGACACTTGAAAAAACTCCGCCAGAGTTGGCAGCAGATATTATGGATAGAGGTATAATGCTTACAGGCGGTGGCGCTCTATTAAGCGGCATAGACAGGCTTATACGGCAGGAGACAGGTATGCCGATTCAAATTGCTGATCAACCACTGGATTGTGTTGCATTGGGAACAGGAAAGATCTTGGAAGAAAGTTCTTTGTTTAAAAGGGTCTTGACGCCTACCAGCAAGTTAAACTGA
- a CDS encoding PHP domain-containing protein, with protein MKFYYDLHIHSSLSPCADDDMTPNNIVNMALIKGLDVISLTDHNSTKNVEAVHELCRQKGIKFIPGIEVQTKEEVHVLCYFFDILDCLNFGEMIYNSLDCVKNNKYLFGNQLIMDKDDNIVDEAEKLLLSSSSFSVDEIFRMMDGIGAAVPAHIDRTSYSIISNLGFIPDISNLKTVEVSSSLIANRIVDECIKKYKRLTSSDAHHLGHISERVNCFDLDDLNMVVDWMCK; from the coding sequence ATGAAGTTTTACTATGATTTGCACATTCATTCATCATTATCGCCATGTGCAGATGATGATATGACTCCTAATAATATTGTCAATATGGCTTTGATAAAAGGCCTTGACGTAATATCTTTGACAGATCATAATTCAACTAAAAATGTCGAAGCCGTCCATGAATTATGCCGGCAGAAGGGAATAAAGTTTATACCAGGCATAGAGGTTCAGACAAAGGAAGAAGTTCATGTATTATGTTATTTTTTTGATATTCTCGACTGTTTGAATTTTGGTGAAATGATTTATAACAGCTTAGACTGCGTAAAAAATAACAAATATCTTTTCGGAAATCAATTGATTATGGATAAAGACGACAATATTGTGGATGAAGCAGAAAAGCTGCTTCTATCTTCCAGCAGCTTTTCTGTTGATGAAATCTTTAGAATGATGGATGGCATTGGTGCTGCTGTGCCTGCTCACATAGATCGCACTTCTTACAGCATCATTTCAAATCTCGGCTTTATACCAGATATATCAAATCTTAAAACTGTAGAAGTTTCTTCATCATTGATTGCCAATCGCATTGTAGATGAATGTATAAAGAAGTATAAAAGACTCACTTCTTCTGATGCTCATCATTTAGGCCACATAAGCGAAAGGGTAAATTGCTTTGATTTAGATGATTTGAATATGGTAGTCGACTGGATGTGCAAGTAA
- a CDS encoding [Fe-Fe] hydrogenase large subunit C-terminal domain-containing protein — MYFHSVTLDRDRCKGCTNCIKRCPTEAIRVRDGKAKIIKEKCIDCGECVRVCPYHAKVVVTDDIGMMENYKYRIALPAPSLYGQFKDMTIGDILASLQSCGFDEVFEVAYAADIVSYITRNIVKAKDYKRPIISSACPAIVRLIQQRFPSLMDNILDIMPPVEVAGKIARDEAKKKTGLKDEEIGVFFVSPCAAKVTSVKNPIGIEKSYIDGVFSMRDVYSMILDKRKFAEKKIEHTSSMIGVGWANAGGESYGTSLENCLFVDGIQNVIGVLEDIELGKLDDIDFFEGLACVGGCVGGPLTVANNFIARNRIMKLKEKLNKDVSVKKYIAVDFHEFMLNVKLKKSDVLNLDEDIDKAIDMMKSIDEIYKSLPGLDCGSCGSPGCRALAEDVVKGFASEYDCIFKLKDRIKILAEEINKLSIKIPPVIGSDKEVKP, encoded by the coding sequence ATGTATTTTCATTCTGTGACTCTTGATAGAGATAGGTGTAAAGGATGTACCAATTGTATAAAAAGGTGCCCTACTGAGGCGATACGTGTGAGGGATGGAAAGGCAAAGATAATAAAAGAGAAATGTATTGATTGCGGGGAGTGCGTAAGGGTATGCCCTTATCATGCTAAAGTCGTGGTGACAGACGATATAGGCATGATGGAAAATTACAAATATAGAATCGCTCTTCCAGCGCCTTCTCTTTACGGGCAATTTAAAGATATGACAATAGGCGACATATTGGCATCTTTGCAATCATGCGGGTTTGACGAAGTTTTTGAGGTTGCTTATGCTGCTGACATCGTATCGTATATAACTCGAAATATAGTAAAGGCGAAAGATTACAAAAGGCCCATTATATCATCCGCATGTCCCGCTATTGTTCGGCTTATTCAACAGAGATTTCCTTCATTGATGGATAATATTTTAGATATAATGCCGCCTGTTGAGGTGGCTGGGAAAATTGCCAGAGATGAAGCTAAAAAGAAAACAGGGTTAAAAGACGAAGAAATAGGAGTGTTTTTTGTATCGCCGTGTGCTGCGAAAGTCACCAGTGTGAAAAATCCCATAGGCATTGAAAAGTCGTATATAGACGGTGTTTTTTCCATGAGGGATGTCTACAGCATGATATTGGACAAAAGAAAATTTGCTGAGAAGAAAATTGAGCATACTTCATCAATGATTGGAGTTGGATGGGCAAATGCAGGCGGTGAATCGTACGGCACATCATTGGAAAATTGTCTTTTTGTAGATGGAATTCAAAATGTCATAGGTGTATTAGAGGATATTGAATTAGGAAAATTAGACGACATTGATTTTTTTGAAGGTCTTGCTTGTGTTGGTGGATGTGTGGGAGGCCCTTTGACTGTTGCAAATAATTTTATTGCCAGAAATAGGATAATGAAATTAAAAGAAAAATTAAACAAGGATGTATCGGTAAAAAAATATATAGCGGTGGATTTTCATGAGTTTATGCTAAATGTCAAACTTAAAAAAAGCGATGTTTTAAATTTAGATGAAGACATAGACAAAGCTATTGACATGATGAAATCAATTGATGAAATCTATAAAAGCTTGCCGGGACTTGATTGCGGTTCTTGTGGCTCCCCTGGATGCAGGGCTCTTGCAGAGGATGTAGTAAAAGGATTTGCCAGCGAATATGACTGCATCTTTAAATTAAAAGACAGGATAAAGATACTGGCAGAAGAAATAAATAAACTTTCTATAAAAATTCCGCCTGTAATAGGCAGTGATAAGGAGGTAAAGCCTTGA
- the radC gene encoding RadC family protein yields the protein MGEESRVTIKDLPEDDRPRERLIKYGPSVLSNAELMAIIIGTGNKDESAIMLSQRLLSEGHGLKYLLDTGVERLSEIKGIGLAKAAKIKAAIELGRRMALAGYSDGYIIKKPDDVISLLMDEMRYLNKEHFKVVLLNVKNKVIAVDTVSIGSLNTSIVHPREVFKAAIERSASSIIMVHNHPSGDPTPSREDVEVSDRIYKGGNLIGIKVLDHIIIGDGIGISLKEKGYYDFDK from the coding sequence ATGGGAGAGGAATCTCGCGTAACGATTAAAGATTTGCCAGAAGATGATAGACCACGAGAAAGACTCATAAAATACGGCCCGTCTGTATTGTCAAACGCCGAACTAATGGCTATAATTATAGGGACGGGAAATAAAGATGAGAGTGCCATAATGTTGTCACAAAGGCTTTTAAGCGAAGGGCATGGGCTTAAATACCTGTTAGACACAGGTGTAGAAAGGCTTTCAGAGATAAAAGGCATAGGATTGGCAAAAGCAGCGAAAATCAAGGCTGCTATTGAGCTTGGACGCAGAATGGCCCTTGCAGGCTACAGTGACGGCTATATCATAAAGAAACCTGACGACGTGATAAGCTTGCTTATGGATGAAATGAGATACTTAAACAAAGAGCACTTTAAAGTAGTTTTGCTGAATGTGAAAAATAAGGTGATTGCTGTTGACACTGTTTCAATAGGGAGTTTAAATACTTCTATAGTTCATCCGCGAGAAGTATTTAAAGCTGCTATCGAAAGGTCAGCATCTTCTATAATAATGGTTCACAATCATCCAAGCGGTGATCCCACTCCCAGCAGAGAAGATGTAGAAGTATCAGATAGGATTTATAAAGGTGGCAATTTAATAGGAATAAAGGTATTAGATCATATTATTATTGGTGATGGAATAGGTATAAGTTTGAAAGAAAAAGGCTATTATGATTTTGATAAATAA
- a CDS encoding DUF4321 domain-containing protein, translated as MKRSKGIGTLCFLLLVGLLFGGFVGDFLAKYVHAFSYQQMIGMNSPINIDLNFIKVSFLLAFRFNLGTVIGLIIAIFSYYKVK; from the coding sequence ATGAAGAGAAGCAAGGGAATTGGTACATTGTGTTTTTTGCTTTTAGTAGGTCTTCTTTTTGGTGGATTTGTTGGAGACTTCCTTGCTAAGTACGTTCATGCTTTTTCGTACCAACAGATGATAGGAATGAACAGTCCAATAAATATCGACCTAAATTTTATAAAAGTATCGTTCCTGTTGGCTTTTAGGTTCAACTTGGGAACTGTAATAGGACTTATAATTGCTATATTTTCGTATTATAAGGTAAAATAA